Proteins encoded in a region of the Tribolium castaneum strain GA2 chromosome 7, icTriCast1.1, whole genome shotgun sequence genome:
- the LOC135266822 gene encoding small glutamine-rich tetratricopeptide repeat-containing protein alpha-like, with protein sequence MDKKLILQNLKPSDKQKNKSLDDEINFENSHLQEQGIDIGQLRAARLYKNKGDVSIQNNQFSEAEQFYAQAIELHPLKPLYFCKRALALCYLNLNTEAIQDCTKALIIDPEFSKAYGVLGMAHYNFKNWHEAVKAFSKAVHLDRENTDFQSRLKWARERLFESLMAKSPTSGHQRTDMFNFGNMEQYIAEAGRIMAMADSGRRKLSPILPKWLQEHEPRYGDKFRTHKSHNSTTSEADPNRRERGDGGSRGTQ encoded by the exons ATGGACAAAAAACTAATCTTACAAAACTTAAAACCTTccgataaacaaaaaaataaatctttagacgacgaaataaattttgaaaattcacaTCTGCAGGAACag GGGATAGACATCGGGCAGCTTCGAGCTGCCAGATTATACAAAAACAAGGGAGATGTGTCCATTCAAAACAATCAATTCTCAGAAGCGGAACAGTTTTATGCACA AGCCATAGAACTGCACCCGttgaaaccactatactttTGTAAAAGGGCTTTAGCTCTTTGCTACTTGAATTTGAACACTGAAGCCATCCAAGACTGCACAAAAGCACTAATCATTGATCCTGAATTTAGTAAAGCTTATGGGGTTTTGGGAATGGCTcattacaatttcaaaaattggcatGAAGCTGTTAAAGCATTTAGTAAAGCTGTTCACTTGGACCGGGAAAATACTGATTTCCAGAGTAGACTCAAGTGGGCAAGGGAACGCCTATTTGAGTCACTGATGG CAAAGTCACCGACTTCAGGACACCAACGAACAGATATGTTTAATTTTGGGAATATGGAGCAATACATAGCAGAAGCTGGAAGAATAATGGCAATGGCAGATTCTGGTCGtcgaaaact AAGTCCAATCTTGCCCAAATGGTTACAAGAACATGAACCCAGATATGGTGATAAATTCagaacacataaaagtcataaTTCAACAACTTCTGAAGCTGATCCAAACAGACGAGAGCGTGGAGATGGAGGTTCAAGGGGAactcagtaa